The region ATAAAAAACTGATTTTGATTTTTCCGGGTTTTAGAGAACCACCAGGAATGAAAATTGGTTTCGAATCTTTCTGTCAGGATTATGGTTTTGATTACGAAATTGTTTCTGATTTCAGCAATCAAACTATCGCTTTGGGAGATTTGTATATCATTCCTCACGATCGAGATTTACTTCTGGTTATTGAAAATGCGATGGGAAGAAAATTAAAATTGGGAGAAGATTTTGGAATTATCTCATATAATGAAACACCGTTAAAGAAAATTGCTGCAAACGGAATTACCACAATTTCAACCAATTTTGAAATGATGGGAAAAATTTTGGCCGATATCGTTCTAAAAGGAATAAAAGAGCAAATAGAAAATAAATCGGCTCTTATATTGAGGAACTCTTTATAAATTTCTCCCGCAGATTTAGCAGTTTTTTTTGATAATTGATCAGCTAAATCTCCTAAATCTGCGAGAGAAAAAATAAAGTTCTTATAAATTAAGTGCAAAGTTATTTTGCAGTTTTTCTTCGTATTTCTCTTTATTAAAAGTATATAAATAAGAACCTTTTCGGGAAGACTGCATGTCTTTTTCGTCTAGTTTATTTAAAATATCAAGCGAATTGATTTTACTGATGAAATTTCGCTTGTCCAATTCTTTGCTCAAAATAGCTTCATACAATTCTAAAAGCTGACGCATCGTGAATTTTTCAGGAAGCAATTCAAAGCCGATTGGTTTTACAGACGTTTTATAGCGAAGTCTCTTAATAGCATTTTGAACCATTTCGTTGTGGTCAAAAATCAAGTTTGGCGCATCGTTAATCGGGAACCATTCTGCATGGTAATTCTGAATCAGTTCGGCATTATGGTTTTCGATATTAATTAAAGCAAAATAAGAAACCGAAACGGTTCTTTCTACAGGATCACGGTCGATTTCGCTATAGGCATACAATTGCTCCATATAAATATCGTTCAGACCTGTGTAGGTATTTAAGATTCTGGTAGCCGCGGCATCTAAAACTTCGTCGCGTTTTAAGAAACCTCCAATCAGGGACCATTTACCTTTTTCGGGCTCAAAATCTCTTTGGATCAAAAGGATTTTCAAACCTTCATTATCAAATCCAAAAATGATGCAGTCTACTGCCAGTAACACTTTATCGGCAGAACTATAGCTGTTTAACATATATAATTAATTTGGATTGTAAATATATGAACTTCTTAAAACGTTTCATAATTTATTAATGTTGTTTTTACACTTATGTTAAAAATGTTGCAAAAAGAAGTTTTGTTATTGATTTTAAGTAATGAAAAAAGAACATTTTTTTCAGAATTCTTCCTCATTTTCTATCAAAATTACGAGCCAAAGGTAGAAACATTTTTAAAAGAGAATAAATTTGAGGATCATTATTTCATGCTCAGAATTCAAATAAATTTTAGCTGTTGTTACAAAACCTAGAGAAATCAAGGTTTTTGTAAGTTTTTCAAGTTTCTTAACTTTTTGTAAATCTTGTAACAGCCCTTTGTTTATGCCCGTTTTTTGAATTTCAGTTGATAAATCTGCTTTTTGCAACCAGTTGTTTTGGGAATTTAATTTTTTTACCTGACTTTTTTTTATTTAAATTTACAAATGTCAAACAGACACTTATTAATCTAAACAAACCAAAATCCTGAAGAAATATGAAACCACCATATTTATTTTAGGTTCCAAAAAACCACAAAATCTATGAAAAAACCATTTTTACTGCTGTTTGCAGCCTTGTGTCTGCAATCAGTAAGTGCCCAAAAAGAATCCGTAACCATTACGATAAAAAATGACGCTTCGGCACCGACTATTAATAAAAATATCTATGGTCATTTTGCTGAACATTTAGGGCATTGTATTTACGGAGGATTTTTTGTTGGAGACACTTCAAAAATTCCAAATACAAATGGAGTTCGAAATGACATTATCCAGGCATTAAAAGATTTAAAAATTCCGAATTTAAGATGGCCGGGCGGTTGCTTCGCGGATACTTATCACTGGAAAGATGGAATTGGACCAAAAGAACAGCGTCCGACAATTGTAAACCAATGGTGGGGAGGTGTTACAGAAGACAATAGTTTTGGAACGCATGATTTTTTAAATATGTGTGAACTATTAGGAGCTGAACCGTATTTATCAGGAAATGTAGGAAGCGGAACAGTTCAGGAACTAGCAGACTGGGTTCAGTATACCAATTTTGGAGGTAAAAGTCCAATGAGTGATTTGCGTAGAAAAAATGGAAGAACAGAGCCTTGGAAAGTAAAATATTGGGGAATTGGAAATGAAGCATGGGGTTGCGGAGGAAATATGACTGCCGACTATTATGCTAATGAATATCGCAAATTTGCCACTTTCATGTCAGATTGGAGCAATTCGGGAGGTATTACAAGAATTGCTTCCGGCTCTAATAGTTCAGATTATAACTGGACAGAAGTTTTAATGAAAAATATTCCACGAAATATGCTCGGCGGATTAGGTGTTCATCATTATGCTGTAATCAATTGGGACAAAAAAGGTTCTGATGTTGATTTCAGCGAAAAGCAATATTTCGAAACCATGCAGTCTGCTTTAAAAATGGAAGAATTGGTTACCAAACACGCGGCTATTATGGATAAATACGATCCGGAGAAAAAAGTGGCGATGATTGTAGACGAATGGGGAGGATGGTACGAAGTGCAGAAAGGGACAAATCCGGGTTTCCTATATCAGCAGAATACTATGAGAGATGCTGTTTTAGCCGGAGCAACATTAAATATATTCAATAATCACGCAGATCGTGTTCGTATGGCCAATTTGGCGCAGTGTGTGAATGTGCTTCAGGCGGTAATCCTGACTGATAAAGCCAAAATGATTACTACACCAACCTATCATGTCATGAAAATGTACAGCGTGCATCAGGATGCTAAATTACTTCCGATAGATTTTAAATCACCATCATATACTTTCGACGGACAAACAATTCCGGCGGTTTCGGCTTCTGTATCAAAAGATCAAAGCGGTTCGGTTCATATTTCTTTGGTGAATGTTGATGCGGTAAATAAGAATAAAATCGAAATTGATGTAAAAGACTTAGGCGTAAAAAACTTTACGGGAAATATCATTACAGCTTCAAAACTGCAAGACTATAATTCTTTCGAAAACCCAAACAAAATTATTCCTGTTGCTTTTAAAGGTTTTGAAAACAAAAAAGGAAAATTGGAAATCACATTGCCGCCTTTCTCTGTTTTGGTTTTGGAAGGAAAATAATGTAGCATCATGAAAAAATACCATTATTCTTTATTAAGTATTTGTCTGGCGCTTTTGATATTGGTTTCCTGTAAAGAAACCAAAAATCAGGCTGTGCAAAGTGATAAAACTTCTGTTTTAAAAGCAGGATATCAAATAGAACCAGTAAATATTCAAAATGTAAAGTTGACCGATTCGTTTTGGCTTCCTATTATAAAAAGAGTGCAGGAAATCACGATTGAATATGCCATCAAAAAATGTGATGAAGAAGGTCGCTTTGAGAACTTTTTAATTGCAGGAAAACAAAAAACAGGAAAAGTGAGAGGCGATATGCCTTTTGATGATACCGATGTTTAT is a window of Flavobacterium crocinum DNA encoding:
- a CDS encoding NUDIX hydrolase, giving the protein MLNSYSSADKVLLAVDCIIFGFDNEGLKILLIQRDFEPEKGKWSLIGGFLKRDEVLDAAATRILNTYTGLNDIYMEQLYAYSEIDRDPVERTVSVSYFALINIENHNAELIQNYHAEWFPINDAPNLIFDHNEMVQNAIKRLRYKTSVKPIGFELLPEKFTMRQLLELYEAILSKELDKRNFISKINSLDILNKLDEKDMQSSRKGSYLYTFNKEKYEEKLQNNFALNL
- a CDS encoding alpha-N-arabinofuranosidase, coding for MKKPFLLLFAALCLQSVSAQKESVTITIKNDASAPTINKNIYGHFAEHLGHCIYGGFFVGDTSKIPNTNGVRNDIIQALKDLKIPNLRWPGGCFADTYHWKDGIGPKEQRPTIVNQWWGGVTEDNSFGTHDFLNMCELLGAEPYLSGNVGSGTVQELADWVQYTNFGGKSPMSDLRRKNGRTEPWKVKYWGIGNEAWGCGGNMTADYYANEYRKFATFMSDWSNSGGITRIASGSNSSDYNWTEVLMKNIPRNMLGGLGVHHYAVINWDKKGSDVDFSEKQYFETMQSALKMEELVTKHAAIMDKYDPEKKVAMIVDEWGGWYEVQKGTNPGFLYQQNTMRDAVLAGATLNIFNNHADRVRMANLAQCVNVLQAVILTDKAKMITTPTYHVMKMYSVHQDAKLLPIDFKSPSYTFDGQTIPAVSASVSKDQSGSVHISLVNVDAVNKNKIEIDVKDLGVKNFTGNIITASKLQDYNSFENPNKIIPVAFKGFENKKGKLEITLPPFSVLVLEGK